CTTTGCGGCCTTCATAGGCGGCGCCGCTCGCAATCTCTTCGGTATAGCGCAGCTCGCCGCTCTCATGCCCGACTTGTGCAAGGAAATGCAATTGGCGAAGCGGAGTGGATATATCGCGCGCGATCATTTTAGCTAAAACCGCGGGCGCGAATTTAAGTACATTCGCATCCGTTGCATTTATCATAGTGCCCTTGAGCTTTGCTGAACTGAATCCGGCTGGGAGTGTAGCGCGGAGTTTCGCCAGGGTGGCGCCGTTTGGAATGACAACTCCGTCGGGCGTGGTCACGCCAACCACGGTGCGCTGAAAAGACTCGATCGCCGCTATCGTGGACGGGCCGACTTCACCGTCTTCTGCCAACGGAGGATTTGACGGAGCGCTCAAATTGAGCAGAAGCTGCACGGTTTTAACATCGAGCGGCGAGTTATTTCCGTTCTTTCCGACGCTGTTTGAAATACACATTTGCTGTTCCTCCTTTCCTGGTATCGCCATGCCGCTCTAACGCATATGCGACATTAAAACTAGGCTGCGGCGCCCATCCCTGACGCTTTCTCCGCGGGGCTCGGGCCGGATCCTTTTAAGCGCACGACTCGCTCCAGCGCGTCGAACCAGAACGGCGCGCCGAACAGAGTGGCGATCGCGGTTATGAGCCATCCGGCCACCGTATCTAACCCCTCCGGGGTCTTGAGGTTATTGAATTTCTTTATGCTCCAGCCGATCGGCATACCAACGCCGTAGAGTTTGTCGAAAGCGCCCTGCGCATCCATGGGGCTGGATGGGGCAATCGTTCTGGCTAATAGCGGCTGCGTCCACAATGCCTTGCTGATGTCAGTCGCGCTGATATTCAGGCCAATAGCTAGAATCAGCGCGATTATAAAGGAGCAGAACTGGATTTTTCTCTTGTACGCGCCTCCAACCCGATCCATCCCATTGTCGAACCAGGTTGCAATCTGGTGCCTGACGTTGTTGACATCGCCGCCTGCGCGCTCGACGACTCCGAGTAGAAGAACCCGCAACTGATTATCTTTGACGTTTTCGAGAATAGTAGATCTGATATTCCCCGGCGCCGCGCTGCTAATACCCGTTATGTCGATTAACGCATCCGCGAAGTGAGACGGATCGATGTATGCGGGCAGATTTTTCAGGTCACTTGCCGATTCTGCTTTCCCGTCGTCGCGCGGACTGACCATCGCGTGATTGTAAATTTGCAGCGCCAGGCCCGAAAAGTTCTGGTCATTCAGAAGATCCTTGACGCCTTGCAGCAGCGTCGCCGCGCGCCAACTGAGAATCGAAGCCAA
This window of the Candidatus Binataceae bacterium genome carries:
- a CDS encoding glycoside hydrolase family 19 protein, which gives rise to MAIPGKEEQQMCISNSVGKNGNNSPLDVKTVQLLLNLSAPSNPPLAEDGEVGPSTIAAIESFQRTVVGVTTPDGVVIPNGATLAKLRATLPAGFSSAKLKGTMINATDANVLKFAPAVLAKMIARDISTPLRQLHFLAQVGHESGELRYTEEIASGAAYEGRKDLGNTQPGDGERFKGRGLIQLTGRTNYQNYGNAIGVDLVTNNQWTRVATDPDLAVDVAAWYWDTHNLNQYADADDIETITRKINGGLNGLDDRKRIAARARFFLQR